In Gymnogyps californianus isolate 813 chromosome 1, ASM1813914v2, whole genome shotgun sequence, the following are encoded in one genomic region:
- the TXNRD1 gene encoding thioredoxin reductase 1, cytoplasmic, with product MAETSQPVVFVRKKQIDHEKTLTAHKEGNLQKLLEMNGHTPVVHSYDYDLIVIGGGSGGLAAAKEAAKYEKKVMVLDFVTPTPLGNSWGLGGTCVNVGCIPKKLMHQAALLGQALQDSRKFGWQFTEEVEHNWMTMTESVQNYIGSLNWGYRVALREKKVTYENAYGEFVGPHTVKATNKRGVEKLYTAERFLIATGERPRYLGIPGDKEYCISSDDLFSLPYCPGKTLVVGASYVALECAGFLAGLGLEVTVMVRSILLRGFDQDMANRIGEYMEEHGINFIREFVLIKVEQIEEGTPGRLKVIAKSTKGNQIIEGEYNTVLLAIGRDACTRKIGLDKVGVKINEKTGKIPVNDEEQTNVPYIYAVGDVLQDKLELTPVAIQAGRLLVQRLYAGATSKCDYVNVPTTVFTPLEYGACGYSEETAVEKFGEENIEVYHSNFWPLEWTVPSRDNNKCYAKIICNIPDNERVIGFHVLGPNAGEVTQGFAAAIKCGITKEQLDSTIGIHPVCAEIFTTLSVTKRSGENILQAGC from the exons ATGGCAGAAACTTCACAGCCAGTTGTTTTTGTACGGAAGAAGCAAATAGATCATGAGAAGACTTTAACG GCACATAAGGAAGGCAATCTTCAGAAACTGCTGGAAATGAACGGGCATACGCCGGTGGTGCATTCCTACGACTATGATCTCATTGTCATTGGTGGGGGCTCAGGTGGTCTGGCAGCTGCCAag gaggCTGccaaatatgaaaagaaagtgaTGGTGCTGGACTTTGTCACGCCTACGCCTCTGGGAAACTCATGGG gTCTTGGAGGAACATGTGTAAATGTGGGCTGTATACCTAAAAAATTGATGCACCAGGCAGCTTTACTGGGACAAGCCTTGCAAGATTCACGCAAATTTGGATGGCAGTTTACAGAAGAAG TTGAACACAACTGGATGACTATGACAGAATCTGTTCAGAATTACATTGGTTCACTGAACTGGGGCTATCGGGTTGCactgagagagaagaaagtcaCGTATGAGAATGCATACGGAGAATTTGTCGGGCCACACACAGTTAAG GCAACAAATAAAAGAGGAGTTGAGAAGCTGTACACGGCTGAGAGATTTCTCATTGCCACCGGTGAACGACCACGCTACCTGGGTATACCTGGAGACAAGGAATACTGCATTAGCAG TGAtgatcttttctctctgccttacTGTCCAGGGAAAACCCTGGTGGTTGGAGCTTCCTACGTTGCCTTGGAATGTGCAGGATTTCTTGCAGGTCTTGGATTAGAAGTCACTGTAATGGTGAGATCCATCCTCTTAAGAGGATTTGACCAGGATATGGCAAACAGAATTGGCGAATATATGGAAGAACATGGAATCAACTTTATTAGGGAGTTTGTGCTGATCAAG GTTGAGCAGATTGAGGAAGGAACTCCTGGAAGACTGAAAGTTATAGCCAAGTCCACAAAGGGGAACCAAATAATTGAAGGGGAATACAATACT GTGTTGCTAGCAATCGGAAGAGATGCATGCACAAGAAAAATTGGTTTGGACAAAGTTGGAGTGAAGATCAATGAAAA aacaggaaaaattccTGTCAACGATGAGGAGCAAACAAACGTGCCGTATATCTATGCTGTTGGAGATGTACTGCAGGACAAGCTGGAACTCACACCAGTGGCAATCCAGGCAGGAAGATTGTTAGTTCAAAGGCTTTATGCTGGGGCAACCAGCAAG TGTGACTATGTGAATGTTCCAACCACTGTATTCACTCCTTTGGAGTATGGAGCCTGTGGGTATTCTGAAGAGACTGCGGTGGAGAAGTTTGGGGAGGAAAACATTGAG GTGTACCATAGTAATTTCTGGCCACTGGAATGGACTGTGCCGTCCCGAGACAACAACAAATGCTATGCGAAGATAATTTGCAATATTCCAGATAAC GAGAGAGTCATTGGTTTCCATGTCCTTGGTCCAAACGCTGGAGAAGTCACCCAAGGGTTTGCAGCTGCTATTAAATGTGGGATAACAAAAGAACAGCTGGACAGCACCATAGGAATTCATCCCGTCTGTGCAGAG ATATTCACCACCCTCTCCGTGACTAAGCGTTCTGGTGAAAATATACTTCAGGCTGGATGCTGA